One window from the genome of Trabulsiella odontotermitis encodes:
- a CDS encoding DUF5951 family protein yields MEGYLSGEKIFVKPHFAQSRLIASSDNNLL; encoded by the coding sequence GTGGAGGGTTATCTTAGCGGCGAAAAAATCTTTGTCAAACCCCATTTCGCGCAATCGCGTCTGATTGCTTCTTCTGACAACAATTTGTTGTAA
- a CDS encoding EmmdR/YeeO family multidrug/toxin efflux MATE transporter, translating into MNVTAAFRQSVERTAWYKNRKSYRVLFWREITPLAVPIFLENTCVLLMGVLSTFLVSWLGAESMAGVGLADSFNMVVMAFFAAIDLGTTVVVAFSLGKRDHKRARAAARQSLVIMALFSVVLAIVIHAFGKEIIDIIAGAATEPVKALALTYLELTVISYPAAAIALIGSGALRGAGNTKIPLLINGGMNILNIIISSGLIYGFLSWQGLGFVGAGLGLTISRYIGAIAIVLVLIKGVKSLRISLRSYFRPLNFGIIWEVMGIGIPASIESVLFNGGKLLTQMFVAGMGTDVIAGNFIAFSVASLINLPGNALGSASTIITGKRLGKGQIGQAERQLRHVFWLSTIGLTVIAWGTAPLAGVFAAFYTQDQNVQEVVKVLLWLNAAFMPIWAASWVLPSGLKGARDARFAMWVSMFSMWGCRVVAGYVLGIMLGMGVIGVWLGMFLDWAVRGVLFYWRMVSGRWLQKYPRIKSQ; encoded by the coding sequence TTGAACGTCACCGCAGCATTTCGCCAGTCCGTAGAACGCACGGCCTGGTATAAAAACCGAAAAAGTTATCGGGTCCTCTTCTGGCGTGAAATCACCCCCCTTGCTGTGCCTATTTTTCTGGAAAACACCTGCGTTCTGTTGATGGGCGTATTGAGCACGTTTCTGGTCAGCTGGCTGGGGGCGGAATCCATGGCTGGCGTCGGTCTTGCGGACAGCTTCAACATGGTGGTGATGGCCTTCTTTGCGGCGATCGATCTGGGTACGACGGTGGTGGTGGCGTTCAGTCTGGGCAAACGCGATCACAAGCGGGCGAGGGCGGCGGCACGGCAATCTCTGGTGATTATGGCGCTGTTTTCCGTGGTGCTGGCGATTGTTATTCACGCCTTTGGCAAAGAGATTATTGACATCATTGCGGGAGCGGCGACAGAGCCGGTGAAAGCGCTGGCGTTAACTTACCTCGAGCTGACGGTGATTAGCTACCCGGCGGCAGCCATTGCATTGATTGGTAGCGGCGCGTTGCGCGGGGCGGGCAATACCAAAATTCCGCTGCTGATTAACGGCGGAATGAACATCCTGAACATTATCATCAGCAGCGGGTTAATCTACGGTTTCCTGTCCTGGCAAGGGCTGGGGTTTGTGGGCGCCGGGCTCGGGTTAACCATCTCACGCTATATCGGCGCGATAGCCATCGTACTGGTGCTGATCAAAGGGGTGAAATCCCTGCGGATCTCCCTGAGAAGTTACTTCAGGCCGTTAAATTTCGGCATCATTTGGGAAGTGATGGGCATCGGGATCCCCGCCAGTATTGAATCAGTGCTGTTTAACGGCGGTAAACTGCTGACGCAGATGTTTGTTGCCGGGATGGGGACGGACGTCATTGCAGGCAACTTTATCGCCTTCTCCGTGGCGTCACTCATCAACCTGCCGGGGAACGCGTTGGGTTCTGCATCAACAATTATCACCGGGAAGCGTCTCGGCAAAGGGCAGATTGGTCAGGCGGAACGCCAGTTGCGCCATGTATTCTGGCTGTCGACGATAGGACTGACGGTGATCGCCTGGGGAACCGCGCCGCTTGCCGGCGTGTTCGCCGCGTTTTACACCCAGGACCAGAATGTCCAGGAGGTGGTGAAAGTGCTGCTGTGGCTCAATGCGGCGTTTATGCCGATCTGGGCGGCGTCATGGGTGTTGCCGTCAGGGCTGAAAGGGGCGCGTGATGCACGTTTCGCCATGTGGGTATCGATGTTCAGCATGTGGGGTTGCCGCGTGGTGGCGGGCTATGTGCTGGGGATTATGCTCGGCATGGGGGTGATCGGCGTCTGGCTCGGTATGTTCCTCGACTGGGCAGTACGCGGCGTGCTGTTCTACTGGCGTATGGTCAGCGGACGCTGGTTGCAGAAATACCCCAGAATAAAATCACAGTAA
- a CDS encoding NAD(P)/FAD-dependent oxidoreductase, giving the protein MTEHTTSYYAASANKYAPFPTLSESITCDVCVVGGGYTGLSSALHLAEMGYDVVLLESARIGFGASGRNGGQLVNSYSRDIDVIENNYGPDAARMLGSMMFEGGEIIRERIKRYQIDCDYRPGGLFVALNPKQLATLEEQKENWERYGNTQLEMLDADAIAREVNTDRYVGALLDRSGGHIHPLNLAIGEADAIRLNGGRVYEQSPVTRIQHSNPAVVSTEKGQVTARYVIVAGNAYLGDKVEPELAKRSMPCGTQVVTTEPLSAEVAQSLIPNNYCVEDCNYLLDYYRLTGDNRLLYGGGVVYGARDPDDVERLIMPKLLKTFPQLKGVKIDYRWTGNFLLTLSRMPQFGRLSGNIYYMQGYSGHGVTCTHLAGRLVSEALRGDAERFDAFAKLPHYPFPGGRNLRIPFTAMGAAYYSLRDRLGV; this is encoded by the coding sequence ATGACTGAACATACCACCAGCTATTATGCCGCCAGCGCCAATAAATATGCGCCATTTCCGACGCTTTCAGAATCCATCACCTGTGACGTCTGCGTGGTGGGCGGCGGTTACACCGGCCTCTCTTCCGCCCTGCATCTTGCTGAGATGGGTTATGACGTGGTGTTGCTGGAATCCGCCCGTATCGGTTTTGGCGCCAGTGGTCGCAATGGCGGCCAACTGGTGAACTCCTACAGCCGCGACATCGACGTGATTGAAAACAACTACGGCCCGGACGCCGCCCGCATGCTCGGTAGCATGATGTTTGAAGGCGGCGAGATCATTCGCGAACGCATTAAACGCTACCAGATTGACTGCGATTACCGCCCCGGCGGCCTGTTTGTGGCACTGAACCCTAAACAGCTGGCAACGCTCGAAGAGCAAAAAGAGAACTGGGAGCGCTACGGCAACACGCAACTGGAGATGCTGGACGCCGACGCCATCGCCAGAGAGGTGAATACCGATCGCTACGTCGGCGCCCTGCTCGACCGCAGCGGCGGGCATATTCATCCGCTGAATCTTGCCATTGGCGAAGCCGACGCGATCCGTCTGAACGGCGGGCGTGTCTACGAACAATCGCCGGTGACCAGGATCCAGCACAGCAATCCGGCAGTGGTCAGTACGGAAAAAGGCCAGGTGACCGCCCGCTATGTGATCGTCGCCGGTAACGCCTATCTCGGTGATAAAGTCGAGCCGGAACTGGCAAAACGCAGTATGCCATGCGGTACGCAGGTGGTAACCACCGAACCACTGTCAGCGGAAGTGGCGCAGTCGCTGATCCCGAATAACTACTGCGTGGAAGATTGTAACTATCTGCTGGATTACTACCGTCTGACCGGCGATAACCGCCTGCTGTACGGCGGCGGCGTGGTGTATGGCGCGCGCGATCCCGATGACGTTGAGCGCCTGATCATGCCGAAACTGCTCAAAACGTTCCCACAACTGAAAGGGGTGAAAATCGATTACCGCTGGACCGGCAACTTCCTGCTGACGCTCTCAAGGATGCCGCAGTTTGGCCGCCTGTCCGGTAACATTTATTACATGCAGGGTTACAGCGGCCACGGCGTGACCTGCACGCACCTGGCCGGCCGACTGGTTTCAGAAGCATTACGCGGTGATGCAGAGCGTTTCGACGCGTTTGCAAAACTGCCGCATTACCCGTTCCCTGGCGGGCGCAATCTGCGCATTCCGTTTACCGCCATGGGCGCGGCGTACTACAGTCTCCGCGATCGCCTTGGGGTTTAA
- a CDS encoding TIGR00730 family Rossman fold protein, whose protein sequence is MHTVGIFCGSSEGCSPAYMDAARHVGKWLAEQEIRLVYGGGRVGLMGAVADSALAYGGHVTGVIPKSLLEREIAHTGLSELHVVDNMHQRKNVMAELSSGFIALPGGAGTAEEIFEQWTWAQLGIHDKPCAFLNVNHFYDPLRVMVQQMVSEGFMKQAYADMLLFSENLQDIIDYFKTYVPPVSKWTTQNGNHHA, encoded by the coding sequence ATGCACACAGTAGGCATATTCTGTGGCTCTTCTGAGGGCTGTTCACCGGCGTACATGGACGCTGCACGTCACGTAGGTAAATGGCTGGCAGAACAAGAGATACGTCTCGTTTATGGCGGCGGACGTGTTGGCTTGATGGGTGCCGTCGCTGACTCCGCTCTCGCATACGGTGGGCATGTAACGGGTGTTATTCCGAAATCTTTGCTGGAGCGTGAAATCGCTCACACCGGATTGTCCGAGCTTCATGTGGTGGATAATATGCACCAGAGAAAAAATGTGATGGCAGAACTATCATCCGGTTTTATCGCATTACCTGGTGGAGCAGGAACTGCTGAGGAAATATTTGAACAGTGGACCTGGGCGCAACTCGGAATACATGATAAACCCTGTGCGTTTCTGAATGTTAACCACTTTTATGATCCGCTAAGAGTGATGGTGCAGCAAATGGTAAGCGAAGGTTTTATGAAACAGGCCTATGCTGACATGCTTCTGTTTTCTGAAAATTTACAAGACATTATCGATTATTTTAAAACCTACGTACCCCCTGTTTCAAAGTGGACTACTCAGAACGGAAATCATCATGCCTGA
- a CDS encoding NUDIX hydrolase produces MPEPKTIHIAAAIMKDGKGRLLLVRKRDTAYFMQPGGKIEPGESAQSALIRELREELNLELSPEELTPLGEFTDIAANEPGHLLHASMFSTERCIQEVRPAAEIEEILWLSPSDISSRQLAPLTANKIVPHVWPSSV; encoded by the coding sequence ATGCCTGAACCAAAAACTATCCACATTGCTGCAGCCATCATGAAGGACGGAAAAGGACGGTTACTCCTTGTCAGGAAAAGAGACACTGCATATTTTATGCAACCCGGAGGGAAAATTGAGCCGGGAGAAAGCGCTCAGTCAGCACTGATTCGGGAACTCAGGGAAGAGCTTAACCTTGAACTATCACCTGAGGAGCTTACGCCGCTTGGGGAATTTACAGATATAGCGGCTAATGAGCCCGGTCATCTTCTTCACGCCAGTATGTTCAGCACAGAAAGATGCATTCAGGAAGTTCGACCCGCCGCTGAAATTGAGGAAATTCTCTGGTTGTCACCTTCTGATATTTCGTCCAGGCAACTGGCACCGTTAACGGCAAACAAAATTGTCCCGCACGTATGGCCATCATCAGTGTAG
- the cobT gene encoding nicotinate-nucleotide--dimethylbenzimidazole phosphoribosyltransferase yields MQNLNALLDTIPQPDTAAMARAQQHIDGLLKPPGSLGRLEALAVQLMGMPGLAGKLQVDNKAIIVMCADHGVWHEGVTISPQIVTAIQTANMIRQNTGVCVLAKQAGAQVHVVDVGIDADPIPGVVNMKVARGSGNIAREAAMTREQAIALLVASMQYTRQLAANGVTLFGVGELGMANTTPAAAVVSVLTQTEPEAVVGVGANLPVNQLAHKVAVVRRAIDINQPDASDATDVLAKVGGFDLVGMTGVMLGAASCGLPVILDGFLSYASALAACQIAPAIKPYLIPSHVSAEKGARVALNALQLEPYLNMDMRLGEGSGAALAMHIVDAACTMYNQMGTLAGSDIVLPTA; encoded by the coding sequence ATGCAAAACCTGAATGCGTTATTAGATACTATTCCGCAGCCGGATACGGCAGCGATGGCCCGTGCGCAGCAGCATATTGATGGGTTGCTGAAACCGCCGGGCAGTCTCGGGCGGCTTGAGGCGCTGGCCGTACAACTGATGGGTATGCCAGGTCTGGCCGGTAAGCTGCAGGTTGATAATAAAGCCATTATCGTCATGTGCGCTGACCATGGCGTCTGGCATGAAGGCGTCACCATTTCACCGCAGATCGTGACGGCCATTCAGACCGCCAATATGATCCGCCAGAACACTGGCGTCTGCGTACTGGCGAAACAGGCTGGCGCGCAGGTGCATGTAGTTGATGTGGGCATTGATGCCGATCCGATTCCCGGCGTCGTCAACATGAAAGTGGCACGGGGCAGCGGTAACATTGCCCGCGAAGCGGCGATGACCCGTGAGCAGGCCATCGCGTTACTGGTGGCCTCGATGCAGTACACACGCCAGCTTGCCGCCAACGGTGTGACGCTGTTTGGTGTTGGCGAGCTGGGGATGGCAAACACCACGCCCGCCGCTGCGGTAGTCAGTGTGTTGACGCAAACCGAACCGGAAGCGGTGGTTGGCGTCGGAGCCAATCTCCCTGTGAACCAACTGGCGCATAAAGTGGCTGTGGTACGTCGCGCCATCGACATTAACCAGCCGGACGCCAGCGATGCGACCGACGTGCTGGCAAAAGTGGGCGGCTTTGATCTCGTCGGCATGACCGGCGTAATGCTCGGCGCCGCCTCCTGTGGTTTGCCGGTCATCCTGGATGGTTTTCTGTCATACGCATCCGCTCTTGCCGCCTGCCAGATTGCACCTGCGATCAAACCCTATCTGATTCCGTCTCATGTTTCTGCCGAGAAAGGCGCCCGCGTGGCATTGAATGCGCTACAGCTTGAACCGTACCTGAATATGGACATGCGCCTGGGTGAGGGCAGTGGCGCGGCACTGGCCATGCATATCGTCGATGCCGCCTGCACGATGTACAACCAGATGGGCACGCTGGCAGGAAGCGATATTGTGCTGCCGACGGCGTAG
- the puuR gene encoding HTH-type transcriptional regulator PuuR — MSDDGLAPGKRLAEIRQQLGLSQRRAAELSGLTHSAISTIEQDKVSPAISSLQKLLKVYGLSLSEFFAEPEKPDEPQVVINQDDLIEIGSQGVSMKLIHNGNPNRTLAMIFETYQPGTTTGERIKHQGEEIGTILEGEVVLTINGQSYHLVAGQSYAINTGIPHSFSNTSAGICRIISAHTPTTF, encoded by the coding sequence ATGAGCGATGACGGCCTGGCTCCGGGGAAACGTCTGGCGGAGATTCGACAACAACTGGGTCTTTCTCAGCGTCGCGCAGCCGAACTGTCTGGATTAACACACAGTGCAATCAGCACTATTGAACAGGATAAAGTCAGCCCGGCGATCAGCTCGCTCCAGAAGCTGCTGAAAGTTTACGGACTGTCTCTCTCCGAGTTCTTTGCCGAACCGGAAAAACCGGACGAGCCACAGGTCGTTATCAATCAGGACGATCTGATCGAAATCGGCAGTCAGGGTGTTTCCATGAAGCTGATTCATAACGGGAATCCTAATCGCACACTGGCGATGATCTTCGAGACGTACCAGCCCGGTACGACGACAGGCGAGCGGATCAAACACCAGGGTGAGGAGATTGGCACAATACTGGAAGGTGAAGTGGTATTGACCATAAACGGACAGTCGTACCACTTAGTTGCGGGACAGAGTTATGCCATCAACACCGGCATTCCTCACAGTTTCAGCAACACCTCGGCAGGCATCTGCCGCATCATCAGCGCCCACACTCCCACCACGTTCTGA
- the puuC gene encoding aldehyde dehydrogenase PuuC, which produces MNFHHLNYWQGKAKNITPESRLFINGEYCEAQDNSTFATLDPAAQRPITAVARGKKADVDLAVRAAREVFERGDWSQAAPAKRKAVLNKLADLMEQYHEELALLETIDTGKPIRHSLRDDIPGAARAIRWYAEAIDKVYGEVATTSPNELAMIVREPVGVIAAIVPWNFPLLLACWKLGPALAAGNSVILKPSEKSPLTALRLAGLAKEAGLPDGVLNVISGFGHEAGQALSLHPDVDVITFTGSTRTGKQLLKDAGDSNMKRVWLEAGGKSANVVFADCPDLEKAAAATAAGIFYNQGQVCIAGTRLLVEESIADRFLALLKEQAKNWQPGNPLDPACTMGTLIDNAHADTVQSFIRDGESGNTLLLDGRSDAHPAAVGPTIFVDVDPNSHISRDEIFGPVLVVNRFRSEEDALQLANDSDYGLGAAVWTGSLNRAHRMSRRLKAGSVFVNNYNDGDMTVPFGGYKQSGNGRDKSLHALEKFSELKTIWIALEPSS; this is translated from the coding sequence ATGAATTTCCATCATCTGAATTACTGGCAGGGAAAAGCAAAAAATATCACGCCGGAAAGCCGTTTATTTATTAATGGCGAGTATTGCGAAGCACAGGATAACAGTACGTTCGCCACGCTGGATCCCGCCGCCCAGCGTCCGATTACTGCCGTCGCCCGCGGGAAAAAAGCTGACGTTGACCTCGCCGTACGTGCTGCACGTGAAGTGTTTGAGCGCGGCGACTGGTCGCAGGCGGCACCGGCGAAACGCAAAGCGGTGCTGAATAAGCTCGCGGATCTCATGGAGCAGTATCACGAGGAGCTGGCATTACTGGAAACGATCGATACCGGTAAACCGATTCGCCATAGCCTGCGTGATGATATTCCTGGCGCGGCCCGCGCTATCCGCTGGTATGCCGAAGCCATTGATAAAGTGTATGGCGAAGTGGCGACCACTTCACCGAATGAACTGGCGATGATCGTCCGCGAGCCGGTTGGTGTGATTGCCGCTATTGTGCCGTGGAACTTCCCGCTGCTGCTGGCCTGCTGGAAGCTCGGCCCGGCACTGGCCGCAGGTAACAGCGTCATCTTAAAACCCTCAGAAAAATCACCGCTGACGGCCCTGCGTCTGGCGGGGCTGGCAAAAGAAGCCGGGCTGCCGGACGGCGTGCTCAACGTGATCAGCGGTTTCGGGCACGAAGCCGGGCAGGCGCTGTCGCTGCACCCGGACGTGGACGTTATCACCTTTACCGGCTCCACCCGCACCGGGAAACAACTGCTGAAAGACGCTGGCGATTCCAATATGAAGCGCGTCTGGCTGGAAGCGGGCGGCAAGAGCGCCAACGTGGTTTTTGCTGACTGCCCGGATCTGGAAAAAGCAGCCGCCGCCACCGCGGCGGGGATCTTCTACAACCAGGGGCAGGTCTGCATCGCCGGCACCCGTCTGCTGGTGGAAGAGAGCATCGCCGACCGTTTCCTTGCGCTGTTGAAAGAACAGGCGAAAAACTGGCAGCCAGGCAACCCGCTCGATCCCGCCTGCACCATGGGCACCCTGATCGACAACGCCCACGCCGACACGGTGCAGAGTTTTATCCGCGACGGCGAATCCGGCAATACACTGTTGCTCGACGGTCGCAGCGATGCCCATCCGGCGGCTGTCGGCCCGACCATTTTTGTGGATGTCGATCCCAACTCGCATATATCACGCGACGAAATTTTCGGCCCGGTGCTGGTTGTTAATCGCTTTCGTAGTGAAGAGGACGCGCTGCAACTGGCGAATGACAGCGATTACGGACTCGGCGCGGCAGTGTGGACCGGGTCGCTTAATCGCGCGCACCGCATGAGCCGTCGCCTGAAAGCGGGGTCAGTTTTTGTGAACAACTATAACGACGGGGATATGACCGTACCGTTTGGCGGTTATAAGCAAAGCGGCAATGGTCGCGATAAGTCCCTGCATGCCCTTGAGAAATTTAGCGAACTGAAAACCATCTGGATTGCCCTGGAGCCTTCATCATGA
- the puuD gene encoding gamma-glutamyl-gamma-aminobutyrate hydrolase → MGNIFDKPVIGVVMCRNRIKGHETQTLQEKYLNAVLNVGGLPIALPHALAEPELFAALLPKLDGIFLPGSPSNVQPHLYGENGDEPDADPGRDQLSMALITAALERRIPLFAICRGMQEMVVATGGTLYRRLYDHAQFLEHREDAELPVEQQYAPSHEVQVQEGGLLSALLPGCSTFWVNSLHGQGAKTLGPRLRVEARSQDGLVEAVSVHDHPYALGVQWHPEWNSSEYALSRLLLEGFITACQNYLAEKQRL, encoded by the coding sequence ATGGGCAATATATTTGACAAGCCAGTCATTGGTGTTGTGATGTGCAGGAACAGGATCAAGGGTCACGAGACCCAGACTTTGCAGGAGAAGTACCTGAATGCCGTTTTAAACGTCGGAGGATTGCCCATCGCGTTACCGCATGCGCTGGCAGAACCGGAACTTTTTGCCGCCCTGTTACCAAAACTTGATGGTATTTTCCTGCCAGGTAGCCCGAGCAATGTACAGCCGCACCTCTATGGTGAAAACGGCGATGAGCCTGACGCCGATCCCGGGCGTGATCAACTGAGCATGGCGTTAATCACCGCCGCGCTCGAAAGGCGCATCCCCCTTTTCGCCATCTGCCGGGGAATGCAGGAAATGGTTGTCGCTACTGGCGGGACTCTGTATCGTCGCCTGTACGATCACGCCCAGTTTCTGGAACACCGCGAAGATGCGGAGTTACCGGTGGAGCAGCAGTACGCGCCTTCGCATGAAGTTCAGGTGCAGGAAGGCGGATTGCTTTCAGCATTACTGCCCGGTTGCAGCACATTCTGGGTCAACTCCCTGCACGGTCAGGGCGCAAAAACACTGGGGCCGCGGCTGCGCGTTGAAGCGCGTTCGCAGGATGGGTTGGTGGAAGCCGTGAGCGTTCACGATCATCCTTACGCGCTGGGCGTTCAGTGGCACCCGGAATGGAACAGTAGCGAATACGCCCTGTCGCGTTTGTTGCTCGAAGGTTTTATTACTGCCTGTCAGAACTATCTCGCTGAAAAGCAGCGACTCTGA
- a CDS encoding glutamine synthetase family protein codes for METNIVEVKNFVQQSEERRSSAFAREVKHYLERYPQTQYVDVLLTDLNGCFRGKRIPVSGLRKLEKGCYFPASVFAMDILGNVVEEAGLGQELGEPDRSCVPVLGTLTPSAADPEFIGQMMLTMLDEDGAPFDVEPRNVLNRLWQQLRQRGLHPVVAVELEFYLLDRQRDAEGYLQPPCAPGTQDRNMQSQVYSVDNLNHFADVLTDIDDLARMQLIPADGAVAEASPGQFEINLHHTDNVLDACDDALALKRLVRLVAEKHKMHATFMAKPYEEHAGSGMHIHISILNNKGENVLADADGEDSSTLKRALAGMIDLMPASMALLAPNVNSYRRFQPGMYVPTQASWGHNNRTVALRIPCGDRDNHRVEYRVAGADANPYLVMATLLAGILHGLDNDLPLPAEVEGNGLEQDGLPFPIRQSDALCEFTESAALRDLLGARFCHVYHACKNDELIQFERLITDTEIEWMLKNA; via the coding sequence ATGGAAACCAATATCGTAGAAGTTAAGAATTTTGTTCAGCAGTCTGAAGAGAGACGAAGTAGCGCGTTTGCGCGCGAAGTAAAACACTATCTCGAACGTTACCCGCAAACGCAGTATGTCGATGTTCTGTTAACCGATCTGAACGGCTGCTTCCGCGGCAAGCGTATTCCGGTTTCGGGGCTACGCAAGTTAGAGAAGGGCTGTTATTTCCCGGCCTCGGTGTTTGCCATGGATATCCTCGGCAATGTGGTTGAAGAAGCCGGGCTAGGGCAGGAGCTGGGTGAGCCGGATCGCAGTTGTGTTCCTGTACTGGGTACGCTGACACCGTCCGCGGCGGACCCGGAGTTTATCGGTCAGATGATGCTGACCATGCTGGATGAAGATGGCGCTCCCTTTGACGTTGAGCCGCGGAACGTACTGAACCGACTCTGGCAGCAGCTTCGCCAGCGCGGTCTGCACCCCGTGGTAGCGGTAGAGCTGGAGTTCTATTTACTGGACCGGCAGCGTGACGCAGAAGGGTATCTCCAGCCGCCGTGCGCGCCAGGTACGCAGGATCGCAATATGCAAAGTCAGGTCTATTCCGTTGATAACCTGAACCATTTCGCCGACGTGCTGACGGATATTGATGACCTGGCGCGGATGCAACTGATCCCGGCGGATGGTGCCGTCGCCGAAGCCTCGCCCGGTCAATTCGAAATCAACCTCCATCATACTGACAACGTACTGGATGCCTGTGACGATGCGCTGGCGCTAAAGCGTCTGGTTCGCCTGGTGGCCGAGAAGCATAAAATGCACGCCACGTTTATGGCGAAACCGTATGAAGAGCATGCGGGCAGCGGGATGCATATCCATATCAGCATCCTGAATAATAAAGGCGAAAACGTGCTGGCGGACGCCGATGGCGAAGATTCGAGCACGCTGAAGCGGGCACTGGCGGGAATGATAGACCTGATGCCTGCCTCTATGGCACTGTTAGCGCCTAACGTAAATTCGTATCGCCGTTTCCAGCCTGGCATGTATGTGCCAACGCAGGCGTCGTGGGGGCACAACAACCGTACGGTTGCGCTGCGAATTCCCTGCGGCGACCGCGACAACCATCGTGTTGAATACCGGGTGGCCGGTGCAGATGCCAACCCCTATCTGGTGATGGCCACCCTGCTGGCGGGCATTTTGCACGGCCTCGATAACGATTTGCCGTTACCGGCAGAAGTCGAAGGCAATGGGCTGGAGCAGGACGGCCTGCCGTTCCCGATCCGCCAGAGTGACGCGCTGTGTGAATTCACCGAGAGTGCCGCGCTGCGTGACCTGCTGGGAGCGCGTTTTTGCCACGTTTACCACGCGTGTAAGAATGACGAATTAATCCAGTTTGAGCGTCTCATCACCGATACCGAAATCGAGTGGATGCTGAAAAACGCCTGA
- a CDS encoding APC family permease — protein sequence MAANSSVNTSTQAGKPQLRKSLKLWQVVVMGLAYLTPMTVFDTFGIVSGISDGHVPASYLLALAGVLFTAISYGKLVRQFPQAGSAYTYAQKAINPHVGFMVGWSSLLDYLFLPMINVLLAKIYLTALFPGVPPWVWVVTFVAILTAANLKSVNLVANFNALFVLVQIAIIVVFIYLVVDGLHKGEGVGTVWSLQPFISQNAHLIPIITGATIVCFSFLGFDAVTTLSEETPDAAKTIPKAIFLTALYGGLIFIAASFFMQLFFPDISRFKDPDAALPEIALYVGGKLFQSIFLCTTFVNTLASGLASHASVSRLLYVMGRDNVFPEKYFGYVHPKWRTPALNVIMVGIVALSALFFDLVTATALINFGALVAFTFVNLSVFNHFWRREGRNKTWQEKLHYLILPLIGAATVAVLWINLEITSLTLGLVWAGVGVVYLGWLTQRFRKPPPQFEGAKAEQAWES from the coding sequence ATGGCGGCTAACTCCTCTGTGAATACCTCAACGCAGGCGGGCAAACCGCAGTTGCGTAAATCCCTCAAGCTCTGGCAGGTCGTGGTGATGGGGCTTGCTTACCTGACGCCGATGACCGTGTTTGATACCTTCGGTATTGTTTCCGGCATCAGCGACGGCCACGTTCCGGCCTCCTATTTGCTGGCGCTGGCCGGCGTGCTGTTTACCGCCATCAGCTACGGCAAACTGGTGCGCCAGTTCCCGCAGGCGGGTTCCGCCTATACCTACGCGCAAAAAGCGATTAACCCGCACGTGGGCTTCATGGTCGGCTGGTCGTCGCTGCTTGATTATCTGTTCCTGCCGATGATTAACGTACTGCTGGCGAAGATTTACCTCACCGCATTATTTCCCGGCGTACCGCCGTGGGTATGGGTAGTGACGTTTGTGGCGATCCTGACTGCCGCCAACCTGAAGAGCGTAAACCTGGTGGCGAACTTTAACGCGCTGTTTGTGCTGGTGCAGATTGCCATCATCGTGGTCTTTATTTACCTGGTGGTGGACGGATTGCATAAAGGCGAGGGCGTCGGGACGGTCTGGTCGCTGCAACCGTTTATCAGTCAGAATGCGCATCTGATCCCGATTATTACCGGGGCCACCATTGTCTGTTTCTCGTTCCTCGGTTTTGACGCCGTGACGACGCTGTCGGAAGAGACGCCGGATGCGGCAAAAACCATCCCGAAAGCGATTTTCCTCACCGCGCTGTACGGCGGGTTGATCTTCATCGCCGCGTCCTTCTTTATGCAGCTGTTTTTCCCGGATATCAGCCGTTTTAAAGATCCCGATGCCGCGTTGCCGGAAATCGCCCTGTACGTTGGCGGCAAACTGTTCCAGTCCATTTTTCTGTGCACCACGTTCGTGAATACGCTGGCGTCGGGGCTGGCGTCGCATGCCAGCGTGTCGCGCCTGCTGTACGTGATGGGCCGCGACAACGTCTTCCCGGAGAAATATTTTGGTTATGTGCATCCGAAATGGCGCACCCCGGCGCTGAACGTGATCATGGTGGGCATTGTGGCGCTGTCGGCTCTGTTTTTCGATCTCGTCACTGCCACGGCGCTGATCAACTTCGGTGCGCTGGTGGCTTTCACCTTCGTGAACCTGTCGGTGTTTAACCACTTCTGGCGCAGGGAAGGGCGTAACAAAACCTGGCAGGAGAAACTGCATTATCTGATCCTGCCGCTGATTGGCGCGGCTACCGTCGCTGTGTTGTGGATTAACCTTGAGATCACCTCGCTGACGCTGGGGCTGGTCTGGGCCGGTGTCGGGGTTGTCTACCTCGGCTGGTTGACGCAGCGTTTCCGCAAGCCGCCGCCGCAGTTTGAAGGCGCAAAAGCGGAGCAGGCGTGGGAATCCTGA